Proteins encoded within one genomic window of Haladaptatus sp. QDMS2:
- a CDS encoding PAS domain S-box protein has product MGDTITSATQFQALIEGSSDIITILDTDGTIVYQSPSVTRILGYEPGDILEDNAFDYVHPADRDEMLQEFFRAMENPGYIPTIEHRFRHADGSYMTLESRGRNWFDDPHIEGFIVNTRDVSTRVEREETLSALREASNQLVTTHSSHDVAAAMVAVAEDVLGESLSAVWMKADDRDVMRLTAQTDSLAELSLYDEIRPNRGLVWPVYRAGRTYVFDDIHSQDLVIPETPIHSAIMVPLGDHGVFGIGARECDAFTNNDADFVEILAGSATAALDRLEHEEELELQNRRLDFLNHILRHDVLNSMFVIQSRAEMLDEHTDDAGERYLETIDAWCDDIVSMTKQMRLIVETMSNSAGKAVEPVTLSEILSASTAKLGDAHERLTLTTSIPGGVVVRANDVLSQVFDNLLGNAVTHNSSAAPAIDVSCVVYADEVVVAIADNGGGVPDDRKESIFQRDVKGLESEGSGLGLYFVDTVVRSFGGDVWIEDNDIGGATFFVSLVPIDPTA; this is encoded by the coding sequence ATGGGCGATACGATAACGAGCGCAACACAGTTTCAGGCGCTCATCGAGGGTTCTTCCGACATCATCACCATTCTCGATACAGACGGAACCATCGTCTATCAGAGCCCGTCGGTCACGCGTATTCTCGGCTACGAACCCGGCGACATCCTCGAGGACAACGCGTTCGACTACGTCCACCCCGCCGACAGAGACGAGATGCTCCAGGAGTTCTTCCGGGCGATGGAGAACCCCGGGTACATTCCGACCATCGAACACCGATTTAGACACGCAGACGGCTCGTACATGACGCTCGAATCGCGGGGTCGAAACTGGTTCGACGACCCGCACATCGAGGGGTTCATCGTCAATACTCGGGACGTGTCGACGCGGGTCGAACGCGAGGAGACGCTGTCTGCGCTCAGAGAAGCGAGCAACCAACTGGTCACGACCCACTCCAGTCACGACGTCGCAGCGGCGATGGTCGCTGTCGCGGAGGACGTCCTCGGCGAGTCGCTCTCTGCGGTCTGGATGAAAGCCGACGACCGCGACGTGATGCGTCTCACGGCGCAGACTGACTCGCTCGCCGAACTCAGCCTCTACGACGAAATCCGTCCGAACAGGGGGCTGGTCTGGCCGGTGTATCGGGCGGGTCGAACCTACGTCTTCGACGACATCCACAGCCAGGACCTCGTCATCCCCGAGACGCCGATTCACAGCGCAATCATGGTCCCCCTCGGCGACCACGGGGTCTTCGGCATCGGCGCACGCGAGTGTGATGCCTTTACCAACAACGACGCTGACTTCGTCGAGATTCTTGCCGGTAGCGCGACGGCCGCCCTCGATCGCCTCGAACATGAGGAGGAACTCGAACTCCAGAACCGGCGGCTCGACTTTCTCAACCACATCCTTCGCCACGACGTGTTGAATAGCATGTTCGTCATCCAGTCGCGGGCGGAGATGCTGGACGAACACACCGACGACGCCGGCGAACGGTATCTGGAGACCATTGACGCGTGGTGTGACGACATCGTCTCGATGACCAAGCAGATGCGGCTCATCGTCGAGACGATGAGCAACTCCGCGGGGAAGGCGGTCGAACCGGTCACCCTCTCAGAAATCCTCTCGGCTTCGACGGCGAAGCTCGGTGACGCCCACGAACGCCTCACGCTCACGACGAGCATCCCCGGAGGCGTCGTCGTCCGGGCGAACGACGTGCTCTCGCAAGTGTTCGACAACCTGCTCGGCAACGCGGTGACCCACAACTCCTCGGCTGCCCCCGCCATCGACGTTTCATGTGTAGTGTACGCGGACGAAGTCGTCGTCGCCATCGCGGACAACGGCGGGGGCGTCCCCGACGACCGCAAGGAATCCATCTTCCAGCGCGATGTGAAGGGGCTCGAAAGCGAAGGTTCGGGGCTCGGACTCTACTTCGTCGATACCGTCGTCCGAAGTTTCGGCGGCGACGTGTGGATTGAGGACAACGACATTGGCGGGGCGACGTTTTTCGTCTCGCTCGTGCCAATCGACCCGACGGCCTGA
- a CDS encoding ABC transporter substrate-binding protein — MAQGTGNPTRRNTTRRRFLQGTGATASALALAGCLGGGGDGNGGGGGGGGGGNTVRYLSDRGDSKEVMDAIIAEFEDETDYTVEVTYTSKGTSTDQEMQKMVAAGNPPDILFDTSTDAYRLQRDGVLAPLTDAVSNNDLPDPVNVDGESYFAAAMVEPLMGWYRNDIYDGNPETWENWQAEAKRVSEEEDMKGYIVQSGQTNNADTQMTQYLWQNDVEIYSGPSDNIEVTLDNGDNRAAAIETFEWVQQMAEYSPNGSGWEWGDAIGALQQENAAAGVSVGGLPILIMSSNRPDLVEKFSPMPFPVPQGKAQDKWWAYMEGHLVRNDGQATEGAQEFVKFFNQSEKFFDFVLSAPLFQFPPSREQLDSEAVKNNEMLNQYPEVLQLVKDNWDVFTSVLATGDEGAPNLLAADGYGNQVFGQAADQLLVGGKSPEETVDWLAEKLRSLKR, encoded by the coding sequence ATGGCACAAGGGACAGGTAATCCAACTAGACGCAACACGACCCGACGACGATTTCTCCAGGGGACAGGAGCCACCGCATCGGCCCTCGCTCTCGCTGGCTGTCTCGGCGGTGGTGGAGACGGAAACGGCGGCGGTGGCGGAGGCGGTGGTGGCGGCAATACCGTTCGCTACCTCTCAGACCGCGGCGATTCGAAGGAGGTCATGGACGCCATCATCGCCGAGTTCGAGGACGAGACTGACTACACCGTCGAAGTGACCTACACCTCGAAAGGCACCTCGACGGACCAAGAGATGCAGAAGATGGTGGCGGCGGGCAACCCACCGGACATCCTGTTCGACACCTCGACAGACGCCTACCGCCTCCAGCGCGACGGCGTCCTCGCACCGCTCACCGACGCGGTTTCGAACAACGACCTGCCGGACCCGGTAAACGTCGACGGCGAATCCTACTTTGCCGCCGCGATGGTCGAACCGTTGATGGGGTGGTATCGAAACGACATCTACGACGGCAACCCCGAGACCTGGGAGAACTGGCAGGCAGAAGCAAAGCGCGTCTCCGAAGAGGAGGACATGAAGGGGTACATCGTCCAGTCAGGCCAGACGAACAACGCCGACACGCAGATGACCCAGTATCTCTGGCAGAACGACGTCGAGATTTACTCCGGCCCCTCTGACAACATCGAGGTGACGCTGGACAACGGCGACAACCGCGCCGCCGCCATCGAGACGTTCGAGTGGGTCCAACAGATGGCCGAGTACTCCCCGAACGGCAGCGGCTGGGAGTGGGGTGACGCCATCGGCGCACTCCAGCAGGAAAACGCCGCCGCAGGCGTCTCTGTCGGTGGACTGCCCATCCTCATCATGTCGAGCAACCGCCCGGACCTCGTCGAGAAATTCAGTCCGATGCCGTTCCCGGTTCCACAGGGCAAAGCACAGGACAAGTGGTGGGCCTACATGGAAGGGCACCTCGTGCGAAACGACGGGCAGGCGACGGAGGGCGCCCAGGAGTTCGTGAAGTTCTTCAACCAGTCCGAGAAGTTCTTCGACTTCGTGCTCTCTGCGCCGCTGTTCCAGTTCCCCCCGAGTCGCGAACAACTGGACAGCGAGGCCGTCAAGAACAACGAGATGCTGAACCAGTACCCGGAGGTCCTGCAACTCGTCAAGGACAACTGGGACGTGTTCACCTCCGTGCTCGCGACGGGCGACGAGGGCGCACCGAACCTGCTCGCTGCAGACGGCTACGGCAACCAGGTGTTCGGACAGGCCGCAGACCAACTGCTCGTCGGCGGGAAATCTCCCGAAGAGACCGTCGATTGGCTCGCAGAAAAACTCCGTAGTCTCAAGCGATGA
- a CDS encoding helix-turn-helix domain-containing protein, translating into MLRATLYLDLQCDCVLSKITSEGDEAFTVTQEEVLDDENITFLIEAGERSDRFESRLRADEMVNSVERVGTSGLLVTKQSCGALPIIRKNHGMLQGLDRVNGNERVFDVIVFRREDLKAIVADLREIGTVRLRRLTPVGDTTGSLSPRQEEVVRTALEQGYFDWPRKIDAETLATQLDITHTTLLEHLRKAEKKLLAEALHRSPSQVAVGNPPIAHGRSD; encoded by the coding sequence ATGCTTCGGGCAACGCTCTATCTGGACTTGCAGTGTGACTGCGTCCTGAGCAAGATAACGAGTGAGGGTGACGAGGCGTTCACGGTGACGCAGGAGGAGGTGTTAGACGACGAGAACATCACGTTCCTCATCGAGGCGGGCGAGCGAAGCGACCGGTTCGAATCACGACTCCGCGCAGACGAGATGGTGAATTCCGTAGAGCGCGTCGGCACCTCTGGCCTGCTCGTCACCAAACAGTCCTGTGGCGCACTCCCCATCATTCGTAAGAATCACGGAATGCTCCAGGGGTTAGACCGCGTCAACGGGAACGAACGAGTGTTCGACGTCATCGTGTTCCGCAGAGAGGACCTGAAGGCAATCGTCGCCGACCTCCGCGAAATCGGCACCGTGAGGCTCCGGCGGTTGACGCCCGTCGGCGACACCACCGGGTCGCTGTCGCCGAGACAGGAGGAAGTAGTCAGAACCGCGCTCGAACAGGGATACTTCGACTGGCCACGGAAGATCGACGCCGAAACTCTCGCCACACAGCTCGATATCACCCATACGACGCTCTTAGAACACCTGCGCAAAGCGGAGAAGAAACTGCTCGCCGAAGCCCTCCATCGGTCGCCAAGCCAGGTGGCCGTCGGAAATCCCCCAATCGCCCACGGGCGGTCGGATTGA
- a CDS encoding LeuA family protein, translated as MKLLDVTLREGEQRPGRRFSVDQKVEAASHLDALGVDYIQLGFPVADDRTRRVCEQYDGDAKTTGIARAIQSDIDAAVEAGVDVIDLFAPTSDAQREFMLGTSREELLETVHDALDAAHDTGLEVHFTAMDGFRTELAFLNEVVEQVEAAFVTIADTVGSRTPKGVTETLTALDADLSGVGVHFHDDIGVATANALTAADMGVGRVDVSVAGIGERAGNVPLEEFVVAGLLGEEAVDSKIDESDLLTHSRAVLAALGEDVSAWKPLLGDQVFAHESGLHTAAMLDDPALFEPFDPARFGGERRLLFGPDTGRGAARRLFERAGIEPTDERVATLLDALANREEVDLNEALSLARRVK; from the coding sequence ATGAAACTGCTCGACGTGACGCTTCGGGAGGGCGAGCAACGACCCGGCCGACGCTTCTCGGTCGACCAGAAGGTCGAAGCCGCGAGCCACTTAGACGCCCTCGGCGTCGATTACATCCAGCTCGGCTTTCCCGTCGCAGACGACCGAACGCGCCGGGTCTGCGAACAGTACGACGGCGACGCGAAGACGACAGGAATCGCTCGCGCCATCCAGAGCGACATTGACGCCGCCGTCGAAGCTGGCGTGGACGTCATCGACCTGTTCGCCCCGACGAGCGACGCCCAGCGCGAGTTCATGCTCGGCACCTCCCGCGAGGAACTGCTCGAAACCGTCCACGACGCTCTTGACGCGGCCCACGACACCGGCCTCGAAGTCCACTTCACCGCGATGGACGGCTTTCGGACCGAACTCGCGTTTCTGAACGAAGTCGTCGAACAGGTCGAAGCGGCGTTCGTGACCATCGCGGACACCGTCGGCAGTCGAACTCCCAAAGGCGTCACTGAAACGCTCACCGCCCTCGACGCAGACCTCTCCGGCGTCGGCGTCCATTTCCACGACGATATCGGCGTCGCCACGGCAAACGCCCTCACCGCCGCAGACATGGGCGTCGGGCGAGTTGACGTCTCTGTGGCCGGCATCGGCGAACGCGCCGGGAACGTCCCGCTCGAAGAGTTCGTCGTCGCGGGCCTCCTCGGCGAGGAAGCGGTCGATTCGAAAATCGACGAGTCGGACCTGCTCACTCACTCGCGGGCCGTGCTCGCCGCCCTCGGTGAGGACGTCTCGGCGTGGAAACCGCTGCTCGGCGACCAGGTGTTCGCCCACGAATCGGGCCTGCACACCGCCGCGATGCTCGACGACCCTGCGCTGTTCGAACCGTTCGACCCCGCCCGCTTCGGGGGCGAGCGACGCCTGCTGTTCGGCCCGGACACGGGGCGAGGAGCGGCCCGCAGACTGTTCGAACGCGCCGGTATCGAACCCACCGACGAACGGGTTGCGACGCTCCTCGATGCGTTGGCAAACCGGGAAGAAGTAGATTTGAACGAGGCGCTCTCGCTCGCCCGCCGGGTCAAATAG
- the cysS gene encoding cysteine--tRNA ligase, which produces MTLHVTNTLTGEREAFTPQNPDSVLLYYCGLTVSDFAHLGHARSWVHVDVMHRWLSHLGYDVHHVENFTDVNEKIVARIGDDDLGDDEAAVARHFIQQTLADMRSLNLKRAEIYPRVSEHIPEIVALIEKLAEKGYAYESNGSVYFDVTKFPDYGKLSNQSIEELESQGDPDERSDKRNPADFALWKAGEAHPDDAPAGGDVWESPWGEGRPGWHIECSAMSMTHLGETIDIHVGGQDLVFPHHENEVAQSEAATGKPFARYWLHVRLLETEGEKMSTSLGNFSTAKDLVEEFGADVVRMFLMSAAYNRKQLFNDATFDEAKKRWETLSRGYERAVEACDSVDASGKAEDADLRTAVAETRESFTDAMNDDFNTREALAALLELVSAVNRHTDEAETYDYRGLTEAVDLFEELGGDVLGFTFGGEPESDVSLAGDVVDLVLRVREQEREAGNYERADELRDELEALGVTIEDSDDGPTYRF; this is translated from the coding sequence ATGACGCTACACGTGACGAACACGCTCACTGGTGAGCGCGAGGCGTTCACGCCACAGAACCCCGATTCCGTTCTTCTCTATTACTGTGGCTTGACCGTCTCCGACTTCGCACACCTCGGCCACGCCCGTTCGTGGGTTCACGTCGACGTGATGCACCGGTGGCTTTCACACCTCGGGTACGACGTCCACCATGTCGAGAACTTCACTGACGTAAACGAGAAAATCGTCGCGCGAATCGGTGACGACGACCTCGGTGACGACGAGGCGGCGGTTGCCCGCCACTTCATCCAGCAGACGCTCGCCGACATGCGCTCGCTCAATCTGAAACGCGCGGAGATTTATCCCCGCGTCTCAGAGCACATCCCCGAAATCGTCGCCCTCATCGAGAAACTCGCGGAGAAGGGCTACGCCTACGAGTCGAACGGTTCGGTCTACTTCGACGTGACGAAGTTCCCGGATTACGGCAAACTCTCGAATCAGTCGATAGAGGAATTAGAATCGCAGGGCGACCCGGACGAACGCTCGGACAAGCGCAACCCGGCCGACTTCGCGCTCTGGAAGGCGGGTGAGGCCCATCCTGACGACGCGCCAGCGGGCGGCGACGTCTGGGAGTCGCCGTGGGGCGAGGGGCGACCCGGCTGGCACATCGAGTGCTCTGCGATGTCGATGACCCACCTCGGGGAGACCATCGACATCCACGTCGGGGGCCAGGACCTCGTCTTCCCGCATCACGAAAACGAAGTCGCCCAGAGCGAGGCGGCGACGGGCAAACCGTTCGCCCGCTACTGGCTCCACGTCCGTCTGCTCGAAACGGAGGGCGAGAAGATGTCCACGAGTCTCGGGAACTTCTCTACGGCCAAGGACCTCGTCGAGGAGTTCGGGGCCGACGTCGTTCGCATGTTCCTCATGTCCGCGGCGTACAACCGCAAACAGTTGTTCAACGACGCGACCTTCGACGAGGCGAAGAAACGCTGGGAGACGCTCTCGCGGGGCTACGAACGCGCCGTCGAAGCCTGCGACAGTGTGGACGCCTCCGGCAAGGCCGAGGACGCGGACCTCCGTACGGCAGTCGCGGAGACCCGCGAATCGTTCACCGACGCGATGAACGACGACTTCAACACCCGCGAGGCACTCGCCGCGCTGCTCGAACTCGTCTCCGCGGTCAACCGCCACACCGACGAGGCCGAAACCTACGACTATCGGGGACTCACCGAGGCGGTCGACCTGTTCGAGGAGTTGGGCGGCGACGTCCTCGGCTTCACGTTCGGCGGGGAACCCGAGAGCGACGTTTCGCTCGCCGGTGACGTGGTGGACCTCGTGCTCCGAGTGCGCGAACAGGAGCGCGAGGCGGGCAACTACGAGCGAGCGGACGAACTCCGCGACGAACTCGAAGCCCTCGGCGTGACCATCGAAGATTCAGACGACGGTCCGACCTACCGCTTCTAG
- a CDS encoding CaiB/BaiF CoA-transferase family protein: MTDRPLADVTVLELGHIIAGPFCSLLLADLGARVIKIEHPEGGDIVRDSSPLGNSSFNYVNRDKESITLDLKTAGGREIFHSLVGEADVVVENFKPGTAERLGVGYDALSEEFPSLVYCSIKGFNEGPYEDHPALDPVAEALSGLMSVTGHPGQPPVRSGTSVADMAASLYGAIGVLAALRQRDQTGEGQKVSAPLFESTVALMGYWLSFTQAYDDVPEPLGAGHPNWAPYDVFRTADEKWVFVGPSGERQWRAFCEALDLSLHEDDRFETLADRRENVSLLTDLLAVELRQFDRVEIVERLREASVPVAPVNNIREVCNDPHLAATDALTSVAVAEGAGDTVAVPRSPIRSSAFSRVESRPPPHLGQHTASILESLGYSTAEIDALRETGAI; this comes from the coding sequence ATGACCGACCGACCACTCGCAGACGTGACGGTGCTCGAACTCGGCCACATCATCGCCGGGCCGTTTTGCTCGCTGTTACTCGCCGACCTTGGCGCACGCGTCATCAAGATAGAACACCCCGAGGGCGGTGACATCGTTCGCGACTCCTCGCCGCTCGGCAACAGTTCGTTCAACTACGTAAATCGGGACAAAGAGAGCATCACGCTCGACCTGAAGACCGCCGGTGGCCGCGAAATCTTCCACAGTCTCGTCGGAGAGGCGGACGTCGTCGTCGAGAACTTCAAGCCGGGCACCGCAGAACGCCTCGGCGTCGGTTACGACGCACTCAGTGAGGAGTTCCCGTCACTCGTCTACTGCTCGATAAAGGGCTTCAACGAAGGGCCGTACGAGGACCACCCCGCTCTCGACCCGGTTGCGGAAGCACTCTCCGGGCTGATGAGCGTGACCGGCCATCCCGGCCAACCGCCAGTGCGCTCGGGGACCAGTGTGGCCGACATGGCCGCCTCGTTGTACGGGGCGATTGGCGTCCTCGCCGCCCTGCGCCAGCGCGACCAGACCGGCGAAGGTCAGAAAGTGTCCGCGCCGCTGTTCGAGAGCACCGTCGCCCTCATGGGCTACTGGCTCTCGTTCACGCAGGCCTACGACGACGTGCCAGAGCCGCTCGGGGCGGGGCACCCGAACTGGGCACCCTACGACGTGTTCCGCACGGCGGACGAGAAGTGGGTGTTCGTCGGGCCGTCGGGCGAACGCCAGTGGCGGGCATTCTGTGAGGCACTCGACCTCTCGCTTCACGAAGACGACCGCTTCGAGACGCTCGCCGACCGCCGGGAGAACGTCTCGCTGCTCACCGACCTGCTCGCCGTCGAGCTCAGGCAGTTCGACCGGGTTGAAATCGTCGAGCGACTTCGCGAAGCGAGCGTGCCGGTGGCTCCGGTCAACAACATCCGAGAGGTGTGCAACGACCCACACCTCGCGGCGACGGACGCGCTCACGTCGGTCGCGGTCGCAGAGGGCGCAGGCGACACGGTTGCCGTACCCCGGTCGCCGATTCGCTCCTCCGCGTTCTCCCGTGTCGAGTCGCGCCCACCACCGCACCTCGGTCAGCACACGGCGTCGATTCTCGAGTCACTCGGCTACTCGACGGCTGAAATCGACGCACTGCGCGAAACCGGCGCTATTTGA
- a CDS encoding ABC transporter ATP-binding protein, with product MAQSIRLDTVRKEFKTLGQTHVAVDDVSLEIPAGSFTTLVGPSGCGKTTTLRMLAGLETPTSGRIHFGDDDVTDLPPQKRNVSMVFQSIALYPHMSVRENIGYGLKIHGVPKAERDEKIEEAARVLQIEEQLEKMPAELSGGQQQRVALGGAFVQDPEVLLLDEPMSDLDAKLKSELRVEIQRLHQELDTTIVYVTHDQTEAMTMSDRVVLLREGHVAQFDPPRTLFHRPQSAYVASFIGTPSTNLLTCSVTSVDGVPTIEGHGIRMPAGEALSAHVGNSVTLGIRPQYLRPSGGEIRFEVTAEVVEPLGTESVVHAKTADGTRVDVVSPEVDDARPGDSIIVGFDRDDCYVFAADGETICFGDDLEANPTQLP from the coding sequence ATGGCACAATCCATTCGACTCGACACGGTTCGCAAAGAGTTCAAAACGCTCGGGCAGACGCACGTCGCCGTCGATGACGTGTCGCTCGAAATTCCCGCCGGGTCGTTTACGACGCTCGTCGGCCCCTCCGGCTGTGGGAAGACAACCACCCTGCGGATGCTCGCCGGGCTCGAAACCCCCACGTCGGGGCGCATCCACTTCGGTGACGACGACGTGACCGACCTGCCACCCCAGAAGCGCAACGTCTCGATGGTGTTCCAGTCCATCGCGCTCTACCCCCACATGAGCGTCCGCGAGAACATCGGCTATGGCCTCAAGATTCACGGCGTCCCAAAGGCAGAACGCGACGAGAAAATCGAGGAGGCCGCCCGCGTGCTCCAAATCGAGGAACAACTCGAAAAGATGCCCGCGGAACTCTCCGGCGGGCAACAACAGCGCGTGGCCCTCGGCGGTGCGTTCGTCCAGGACCCCGAAGTGCTGCTGCTCGACGAACCGATGAGCGACCTGGACGCGAAACTGAAGTCGGAACTCCGCGTCGAGATTCAGCGACTCCACCAGGAACTCGACACCACCATCGTCTACGTCACCCACGACCAGACGGAGGCGATGACGATGTCGGACCGCGTCGTGTTGCTCCGCGAGGGCCACGTCGCACAGTTCGACCCGCCGCGGACCCTGTTCCACCGGCCGCAATCTGCGTACGTCGCCAGTTTCATCGGCACGCCATCGACCAACTTGCTCACGTGCTCGGTGACGAGCGTCGACGGCGTCCCGACCATCGAGGGCCACGGCATTCGGATGCCCGCGGGCGAGGCGCTCTCCGCACACGTGGGTAACTCGGTCACGCTCGGCATCCGTCCGCAGTACCTCCGCCCGAGCGGCGGCGAAATCCGCTTCGAAGTGACCGCCGAAGTCGTCGAACCGCTCGGCACGGAATCGGTGGTACACGCGAAAACCGCCGATGGAACCCGAGTTGACGTGGTCTCGCCGGAGGTAGACGACGCACGACCGGGCGACAGCATCATCGTGGGATTCGACCGCGACGATTGCTACGTGTTCGCCGCCGACGGCGAGACCATCTGCTTTGGCGACGATCTCGAAGCGAATCCGACCCAACTCCCATGA
- a CDS encoding carbohydrate ABC transporter permease, translating into MATADSSWFDHRTQQRLQRVALYITALLITTFVIVPVYLMVVIALQSPAATFAGGQVNLIPKEITARNFLVLLETTETVRYFTNSLIVTASSTLLSTAIAIAAGYGLTRFEFRGKSIAARAVLFSYMFSPIVLAIPLYVIFFSLGLLNSYFALTLALTAISAPFTIWLMWQYFQTVPLSLEEAAWVRGASRFRTVWDVVLPVARPGYISAAIFAFAVAWNDFTMARIVMSNDDMYTINVGASLFLDRVTIGWGETMAVSLLISIPPFLIALFLQRYLLQGFSVGGLE; encoded by the coding sequence ATGGCGACCGCCGATTCGAGTTGGTTCGACCACCGGACTCAGCAACGACTCCAGCGCGTGGCACTCTACATCACGGCGTTGCTCATCACGACGTTCGTCATCGTGCCCGTCTACCTGATGGTAGTCATCGCGTTGCAGTCACCTGCGGCTACCTTCGCGGGCGGCCAGGTGAACCTGATTCCAAAGGAGATTACGGCACGGAACTTCCTCGTGCTTCTCGAGACGACAGAGACGGTTCGCTACTTCACGAACAGCCTCATCGTCACGGCGAGTTCGACCCTCCTCTCGACGGCAATCGCCATCGCGGCGGGCTACGGCCTCACGCGATTCGAGTTCCGTGGAAAGTCCATCGCGGCGCGGGCAGTGCTGTTCAGTTACATGTTCAGCCCAATCGTGCTCGCGATTCCGCTGTACGTCATCTTCTTCAGCCTCGGACTGTTGAACAGCTACTTCGCACTCACGCTCGCGCTCACGGCCATCTCCGCGCCGTTCACCATCTGGCTCATGTGGCAGTACTTCCAGACGGTACCGCTCTCGCTCGAAGAGGCGGCGTGGGTTCGCGGCGCGAGTCGCTTCCGGACGGTCTGGGACGTGGTATTGCCGGTCGCCAGACCGGGCTACATCTCGGCGGCCATCTTCGCGTTCGCCGTCGCGTGGAACGATTTCACCATGGCGCGTATCGTCATGAGCAACGACGACATGTACACCATCAACGTGGGCGCGAGTCTGTTCTTAGACCGCGTCACCATCGGCTGGGGTGAGACGATGGCCGTCTCGCTGCTCATCTCTATCCCCCCATTCCTCATCGCGCTGTTCCTCCAGCGATACCTGCTGCAGGGGTTCAGTGTGGGAGGCCTCGAATAA
- a CDS encoding carbohydrate ABC transporter permease: MSVGLRERFSPRELDGSAWLLLVSFVPLVAFFVVVWVVPIAYALGMSLFENPVRNPVFVGLGNYVSLLTEPSFWGFLWNSVVYAVATTGLSLVLGLGLALVVNQKIRGGGALRTLMIFPYLLPTLVVIFMWKFILDPNIGILNQVLENAGLIDEPIAFFSTLTWAMPAVVITSVWKFASFAFFILLARLQAIDPDLYERARVEGATTWQAFRDITMPHLRGAILIILLVRGIWMFNKFDIIYLTTRGGPLQETTTLPIRVFQIAFNEVDFGRATALAGIMFFLLAGAAVVYFRTFAPEAEVSH, encoded by the coding sequence ATGAGCGTCGGCCTGCGAGAGCGGTTTTCCCCCCGCGAGTTGGACGGAAGTGCGTGGCTCCTGCTCGTCTCGTTCGTCCCACTGGTGGCGTTTTTCGTCGTCGTGTGGGTCGTTCCGATAGCCTACGCCCTCGGGATGAGTCTGTTCGAGAATCCAGTGCGAAATCCGGTGTTCGTCGGCCTCGGCAACTACGTCTCGTTGCTCACCGAACCCTCCTTCTGGGGGTTCCTCTGGAACAGCGTCGTCTACGCCGTGGCGACGACGGGTCTGAGCCTCGTGCTCGGTCTCGGCCTCGCACTCGTCGTGAACCAGAAGATTCGCGGCGGCGGGGCCCTGCGGACGCTGATGATTTTCCCGTACCTGCTGCCCACGCTCGTGGTCATCTTCATGTGGAAGTTCATTCTGGACCCGAACATCGGCATCCTGAATCAGGTGCTCGAAAACGCGGGACTCATCGACGAGCCAATCGCCTTCTTCTCGACGCTGACCTGGGCGATGCCCGCCGTCGTCATCACGAGCGTCTGGAAGTTCGCCTCCTTCGCCTTCTTCATCCTGCTCGCCCGGTTGCAGGCAATCGACCCCGACCTGTACGAACGAGCGCGCGTCGAAGGCGCGACGACGTGGCAGGCGTTCCGCGACATCACGATGCCCCACCTCCGGGGAGCCATCCTCATCATCCTCCTCGTCCGGGGCATCTGGATGTTTAACAAGTTCGACATCATCTACCTGACCACGCGCGGGGGGCCGCTGCAAGAGACGACCACCTTGCCAATCCGCGTGTTCCAGATTGCGTTCAACGAGGTTGACTTCGGTCGGGCCACCGCGCTCGCGGGCATCATGTTCTTCCTGCTCGCGGGGGCCGCCGTCGTCTACTTCCGCACGTTCGCCCCCGAGGCGGAGGTGAGCCACTGA